Genomic DNA from Gorilla gorilla gorilla isolate KB3781 chromosome 13, NHGRI_mGorGor1-v2.1_pri, whole genome shotgun sequence:
aaaaggtaaGCGAgcacttttaaaagaatatagaaaCTCTTGTGGGCCCAGCTCCATCCCCGGTGGCATACCTGGTGACTAAGTGGCATGGGGGAATtttgaaggaaatagaaaaggaTGTCTCCATGGTGCAACAGTCCAAGAATGAGAAATTCATGAGATCATTTAGTCCCTGGGATGGAATATCTCTGATAATAATCTATTCCAAGGTAAGCATCCGGGAAATGAAGttccagagaagaaaaaggacTTCACGATTCCCATGCATTGATTGGTTGACGAATGCCAGTCCTGTTAATACGTGCTCCAGAAGAGTCTGgcaagtgagtgagtgaatgcatGGGTGGACAAACAGCCCAGGGTTCTGTAGATCTTGGAAGTGAGCTAGtaaagaggagacagagagcaTCTGAAATTGCTCAcaggccgggtgccatggctcacgcctgaaatcccagcactttgggaggccagggcggtaggattgcttaagcccagcctgggcaacaaagtgagacctcgtctccagaaaaaaattaaaaattagccaggtgtggtggcacatgcatgtggtcccagctacctgggagactgaggcaggaggattgcttgagcctggaggttgaggctgcaatgagctgtatttgccctactgcactccagcctaggtaatggagtgagactctgtctcaaataataataataataattttaaaaagtgctcaCAGAGCAGAATGATCAGGGATTGAGGATGAGTAGTACCAGTTTTTTCTACCAGTCCTAGGTCCCAAGGggaaaaaacatacaaatggaaTATAACATTTCTTGCCAAAATTGAACCAAGTGAATCATCCACACATGTAACTTGAAGTAAATGTGTGATGCCTGCCTTAAATGTGACGAGGAAAATTAAATCTAATCAGGTGACATTTGAAACCTCTCTATGGGGTGGCCAAATACCACCAAGTAGATTTCGATCAAATTTCCTGCATTTTATTTAAAGCAATATCGAGAAACCTTTGAATTGTCAGAGCTGTTCTCCAATTGCTCAGCAAGTCTGGGCTTCCTCACTGGCTGTCTGGGCACTTTAGGCATCAGAGAATCATGGAGCTGGCCCTCTGAGTTCGTGCAAGTGACATAGAAACACCATGGTCAGTTCCAATCAGACCTCCCCTGTGATGGGGTTCCTTCTCCTGGGCCTCTCTGCCCATCCAAAGCTGGAGAAGACATTCTTCGTGCTCATCCTGCTGATGTACCTGGTGATCCTACTGGGCAATGGGGTCCTCATCCTGGTGACCATCCTTGACTCCCGCCTGGACACACCCATGTACTTCTTCCTGGGGAACCTCTCCTTCCTGGACATCTGCTATACAACATCCTCAGTCCCTCTCATCCTTAATAGCTTCCTGACTCCCAGGAAAACCATCTCCTTCTCAGCCTGTGCAGTACAGATGTTCCTCTCCCTTGCCATGGCAGCCACAGAGTGTGTTCTCCTAAGCATGATGGCGTTTGATCGCTACGTGGCCATCTGCAACCCCCTTAGGTACCCTGAAGTCATGAACAAAGCTACTTATGTGCCCATGGCTGCtggctcctgggtagctggaagcCTCACTGCCATGGTGCAGACACCCCTTGCATTGAGGCTGCCCTTCTGTGGAGACAACATCATCAGTCACTTCACCTGTGAGATTCTGGCTGTCCTGAAGTTGGCCTGTGCTGATATCTCTGTCAATGTGATCAGTATGGGAGTGGCCAATGTGATCTTCCTGGGGGTCCCTGTTCTGTTCATCTGTTTCTCCTATGTCTTCATCATTGCCACCATCCTGAGGATCCCCTCAGCTGAGGGGAGGAAAAAGGCCTTCTCCACCTGCTCTGCCCACCTCACTGTCGTGATCGTCTTCTATGGGACCATCCTCTTCATGTATGGGAAGCCCAAGTCTAAGGACCCACTGGGAGCAGACCTTGCAGACAAACTCATTTCCCTTTTATATGGGGTGGTGACCCTCATGCTCAACCTCATCATCTACAGCCTGAGGAACAAGGACGTGAAGGCTGCTGTGAGGAACCTGGTATTTCAGAAACGCTTCCCGCAGTGATGGTGGAGGGGTCCTGATGGCTCTGCGCTTCCTGACTGCTCCCACCTGACAGTCCCAGAGGACAAGATGAAAGACCAAGTTGATCAAAGGTTACATAGGTAAATCTCATTACACAGAATCTCATTACATAGAAGGGCTCTGTAGGAACAGGAAACATTTAATGCAACTCCACCAAAGTATGTTCTTGTTTGTCTAGCCTCGTAGTTCTCATTCTCCGTGATGGATACTGAATGAATTGATGTCAAGGAAAAGTAACTCTTCACATTTTTattgttggatgaatgaaaagCTCTAGTCTGTAGGTCTTTGATTCAATTGCTCCATGGCTtctttctttgaacatatttagcTGCTGCTTTCTGACCAGATTGGCTATTTTTGGCTTCTGGACTACTCCCAGATCCCAGAGAAGTAATTTGAATCaacacatttgttgaaaaggtaaGCGAgcacttttaaaagaatatagaaaCTCTTGTGGGTCCTTACTTTTATGTTACCTTTCAAGCTCTTCCTACTCCATATTACATAAtagttagttttatttttctcattgttttttttctggttgtcaTATAAATTCTTAAGACTGTTTGCTgaatttttctgtctctgtatctTCATAAATTAACCTGTAGCTTTGTCTCTCTCTTGTCCTTACTCAGAGTCCTCACCAGAAAATCATTAATGCTCTTGGAGAAGAGAGGGGAGTAAGGAAGGTGTGGCAAAACTGATGCAAGGGTCAAGGGCAcagtcctcttttctttttcttttggaagaTATTGTTCATTCCTGGGCTCTGTCCTAGATACCAGTGGCCTCTCATGAGCCATCAGAGTAATGCGAAAACCGAGATAAGTCCAGGAGGATCAAATAAATTGTATTAATCACCTGACCTGGTTTAACCAAGCATGCAGCCAAGTGGCAGCCATCACTTGTTTTCCACTAAAGAATCCCTGAGGCCACGTAATAGTCAGAGGAAGACAGAAACAATGCCCATCAGGGGACATCTAAGAATCACCCACATGATTGTGAGGAATTCCAAGTCGGCTCCAAATAGTGATCAGTCTAGAAGTCCAGTTAAAAGGATCAGCAGAATAGAAAATTTCTGACATAAACTTTTAACCCCATAGAAACAAACTAACAATTAAAATaagatcctagcactttgggaggccaaggcgggtggatccactgaggtcaggagttcgagaccagcctggccaacatggtgaaacccccatctctactaaaaatacaaaaattagccgggcgtggtggtgcctgcctgtgctCTCAGCTACCcgtgaggctgagtcaggagaatcgctggaacccaggaggtggagactgcagtgagctgagatcgtgccactgcactccagcctgggcggcagagtgagactccatctcaaaaacataaaaaataaacagcctTTGCTGAAAATCAGTTAACGTGGGAAGATGgtgaaaatgttaaagaaaattctCGGTAGTTTTGTCAATGGAATTAAAGAGACTTTTGAATCAATAAAACAAGAGTTGTCTATAAAAAAGAGGCTGGGAGAAAAGATATCTGAGAGAGAATAacattttcttggaaaaaaaagttCACAATTATTGAACAAATACAACTCAATAGATAGCATTTAAGACAAAtattaaaaggaatttttaaattaaaaataactttttttaaacttttattttaagttcaggggtacgtgtgcaggatgtgcaagtttgttacataggttgcTCTCCAAgacttaagggggaaaaaaaaagacaaggaggcTTAAATTGTTTGAGAAAAGATGAGAGGCATGGAAGACAGACCAGGGGAACCCATTACGAAATTCACAGGGAGAAAATAGAGCAGATGAAAACAAATAATgtttaaaaccaaaaaagaaacatttcccCAAACAGAAGTTTTAGGtcaaagatacttgcacatgcatgattatagcagcacaattcgcaactgcaaaattgtggaaccaacccaaatgctcatcaatcaacgagtggatacaGAAACTGTGATagatatacaatggaatactactcagtcataaaaatgaatgaattaacgaCATTCACAGCTGcgtggatgagattggagactattattctatgtaaagtaactcaggaatggaaaaccaaacattgtatgttctcactgatctgtgggagctaagctatgaggatacaaaggtaTAAGAATtatacaatgaactttggggacttgggtgGATgtgtgggaggggggtgagggataaaagactacaaagagCGTGCAGTGTCTACTGCtgtggtgatggatgcaccaaaatctcacaaatcaccactaaagaacttactcatgtaaccaaacaccacctgtaccccaataacctatggaaaaattaaagaaaaaaaaagaggttttagGTCTTTTGTTCATAAATGGTTCGCCACCAGGTAAGAACTGTGGCAAAATAGATACCTTATCTAGATCCAAGGATATGTTTTGATTTCCATATGTAGCAGGATATTTCTAGACTTTTCCACAGAATAAAACAGATTACCTAACAAGGAATAAGGATCTGCACGCCACTGGCCTTCTGCTCTGCAGTCCTATATGTAGAAGTCAGTAGAACAATGTTCACAGAGCTCTGAGGGAAACGGGTTAAGGGTCAGAAGTTCTACACACAGATGACCATTGCACAGGCATGAAGGTTAAAAAGATATTTGCCATTATGTGAAAACAAAGAAAGTACACATCTCTCTAATTTCTTTTTGAACAAGAAATTTGATTTAAGAAATTCTCTCaacaaagagttaaaaataaatgattgcaaGAATGAGGTAGACATAGTGTATACAATACAGTGAAAAACAATGAACTGCAAAGACTCATAAAGTCTAATTAATTCTTGATGCTGAATGTGCTGATTCCATTACCCATGGAAAGTTGAAAAAATGGTCAAAAACATGACGCCAAACTTTAAAAGAATGGATAATTTCTGTGTTATCTGTGGTTTTCATAGGATAAAAAAATAGGGAGACCTTGCCAAATCGTTTTATGCATGACAGTTAGCTCCTTGAGGACGGTAATTAcatctgtcttatttatttttctactcttCATAGCAATTACAGTGCTTGGTACACACTAAATACTCAATAGGTATTTGCTGAGTATGGAATGAGTATTCTGACACCAAAGTTTAACAAGGACAAtgcaaaaaaaattgatataaatGAAACCATTTTTATTCTCTATTAGCTGATGAAAGCCAATGTGTATTAAACAAATAACACACATTATCCACTGGCATATTCTTAGGAATAGCAACATGGCACAACATTAGAAGAAGtcttatttttaatgcttttataatGGAGAAGTTCAAAACCCTATacgaaaattagaaaaaatagaacCATTAACTTCAGGTATTTTTATCCAGATTCAATAATCACCTCATGGTATATTTGTTCAGCCATGCACTTCCTCACTTCTCCCACTTTTGAATTATgttgaagcaaatcccagatcACCAtagcatttcattcttttttttttgagattgagtctcaccctgttgcccaggctggagggcaatggcgtgatctcggctcacggcaacctccacctcttgggttcaaacgattctcctgtctcagcatcccaagtagctgggattacagacgcatgccaacacgcccagccgggtttcaccatgttggccaggctggtctcaaactcctgacctcgtgatccgcccacctctgcctcccaaagtgttgtgattacaggcgtgagccactgtgcccagcagcatttcatttttaaatagtttagtGTGTATCTATAATAaattacactcttttttttttctttttttttcttttttttcaagacaaggtctcactctgtcgcccaggctgaagcttggtggcacgatcacagctaactgcagcctcaaactccttgggctcaggtgatcctcccgcctccgcctcccaagcagctgggactacaggtgtgcactatcacacccggcaaattttaaaattttttatagagaccagATTTCactgtggtgcccaggctggtctcgaactcctggactcaaatgatctgcccacctcagcctcccacagtgctgggactacaggcatgatcTTTTAAGCATAATTAAATTACCAGCATcacaccttttaaaatattatatgttaatatCACCAACTCTTCACTCACtattcacatttatccaaatgtctttttttttttttgagatagaattttgctctttttgcccaggctggagtgcagtggcgcaatctcggctcactgcatcctctgccttccgggttcaagtgattctcctgcctcagcctcccaagtagctgggactacaggcatgcaccaccacacctggctaattttgtatttttagtagagatggggtttcaccatgttggccaggctggtctcgaactcctgacctcaggtgatccacccgccatggcctcccaaagtgctgggattacaggcaagagcctctgtgcctggccccaaatatctttttgtctttttttttttttttttgagacggagttttcgctctttttgcccaggctggagtgcaatggcatgatctcggctcaccgcaacctctgcttcccaggttcaagcaattctcctgcctcggcctcctgagtagctggggttacaggcatgcgccaccacacctagctaattttttgtatctttagtagagacagggtttcaccatgttggtcaggttggtcttgaactcccgaccaggtgatccccccatctcggcctcccaaagtgctgggattacaggcatgagtcactgcacccggcccccaaatgtcttttaaatatatttctttctcaaTTTGTTTATCTTAATCAAGATCTTTAAAAGGTCCATTATAATTAGTGGATAAATCTCTTTTAATCTATAGTTTTCCCTTTATCGCCTTTGTTTACTtactgtgtgtgtctatgtaagAAACTGAGTTGTCTGTGTTGGAGAATTTCCCACGGTCTGCATTTTACTGATTGCTTTCCTGTGATATGTGTCTGCTTTTCCTGCATACCAGAGGTTAGATGGAGAaacttaacagttttttttttgttttgttttgagacagagtctcactctgtgacccaggctggagtgcagtgccgcaatctcagctcactgcaacctccacctcctgggttcaagtgattctcctgcctcaggcttccgagtagctggaattacaggcgtgtaccaccacacctggctaatttttgtatttttagtagagatggggtttcaccatgttggccaggctggtctcaaactcctggtctcaaatgatctacccgccttggcctctcaaagtgctgggattacacgtgttagccaccacaccggCCAGATGTTTTCTTTTAGCTGTAGTTAATGACTCAGGATTCCTAAGTCCTTTTCACATGCCCCTAATAGTCTTTGatggcttccttgctttctgggaTGAGAAAACGATTCAGGTTCAACTTTCCTATTTCCTGTGCCAGCCTGGGAATCAGCTATTTCTCCAAGAGCTCTGGTTCTTTTATTGGAAAATGATGTTTGGATACCATAATCTGAGTGCTAAAGGTGTTCCTTGCTACTGAATTTGTCATCATTTCTAATCCCTTTTTATGGAAAGCGTTAGAAAatacagttttgttcttttttttttttaaggtaaactATGACCATTTCACACTGATACTTCCACCTTATATTCAGGCCTATAGTTTCCAGGTAACCTCAATAATTTTACGTTTGTAGCTTCTCAATATGTCAAAAATCTTGATACTCAGTGACACTAACATAATTGATCATTTGATTTACTCCgcaaatatacacacaaaataattttggaataaCAATACTAATACTACCTTCATCAATaggaatactaaaaaaaaaaaaagcttaagatTCTAGAGAACTTTTCAtcttattcttgttttttattttttgttttgtttgatattcCTTTTCTCCTTAGGGTAATTCCTGCTAGATATgtataaattattgatttttaaaggtAGTTGGGATAATTCCTCTCTCATAGTTATTTGGTTTATATATTTCGTTTGCTtttgaattttgcttttttccatCTTCTAATTATAACAATGCATGGCTCTAAAGTCAAATCTAACCAAGTGAGgaggctcatgccagtaatcccaccactttgggaggctgaggtgggaggatcacttgagcccagaagttcaaaatcagcctgggaaatatagtgagactttatctgtatacaaatttaaaacttagaaaaaaaattcatcaagaatggtggcacatgcctgtagtcccagctacttgggaggctgaggtggtaggattgcttgagtccaggaagtggaggttgcagtgagccaagattgtaccactgcactccagcctaggcaacagagtaaaattctgtttccaaaaaaagaaaagaaaagaaatatataaaaagaaaaataattttaaaaaaacaaagtcaaatcTACAAGGGAAGGTATATTTAATGAAATCTAACTTTTATCCTTGTTCCCTTCATCCTGTTACCTTCCTCACTTATAGATAACCACTTCTCAAATTTAGTGGTTtatctttccattaaaaaatataatatatggaTATATTCATATTCTCCCACCTAAAAGATAGCACACAATACACACTTTTTCCACACTACCTTCTTCACTCAATGATAGTTCCTAATGATTACTCCATAGTTGTACATAGAGATGCAGAAATCACATTTGAGTAAGTTTGGGGAATGTAATTACTACAATATATTATTCACCAAGTCACTTTCTCTGCCCCAGCCCTTTTCACTTCAGTAGGTTTACTCCCAATTTCTAACATTAATAAATTGTGAATATGTCCAAGATTTTATGAGAGGCAATATCAGAATAATTACATTAGAAGTTAAGTTTGGATGCTGAGCCTGGCCCTTCCTCAAATAGGCTGCATTCTCCAGGGCAAGACCCTTCCTTCCTGACTCACAGTCTCCACAATTGTACAATGAGCTCAGATTATTCTCAGCTCTTAAATTATCTGATTCTCATACAATATCAATATTCTCTTCAACCATGGGAGAATCACCAAGCAgcaaggggtggggggtggggctaAAGGAAATTGAGCCAAGCAATGTCTCCCTGTAAAACTGTAGCACAGACCACCTTCCTCCTCAACAGTCTGTGGGGCACTCTTATTTGCACCCTGCACACTTTCCAGCAAGCCTGAGGTGTATCTGTGCCAACACTATGGCCACCATGGTGCTTACTTAGGCACAGACAAAACTGGCTTCTGATGGGCTCATTATCTTTGAAAAAGGCAAAAGATGTCACTTCTGTCATCCAAAGTACTCACCCTTATGGCCTCTGGAGGGAAACCTAGAGTCTTTAGTTGAACTTTTAAGATCTTCCAAAATCTTCATAGACCACTAAATTCTTCTTACATCCTGTCCTCTAATTACATACTACCCCAGGCCTTATTATCTACATCAATGACCAACTGTACATTTTCAAACACCTTGCCTTTGAGCTGTTTTCTTGAGTTTAGAATGCCCTCTCCTTCTCCATTTATTACCAGTGAAAATGCTACTATTTGGAGATCAGCTTAAATATCACCTTTTCTGAGACTTCCTTGACTCTAAGTGAGGGTTAATGACTCCTTCCTTTGCTTGCCTGTAACGTGTTGCTTCTAACACAAATGTAGCACTGACCTTACTCAGCCTTATTTGAATTATGGACACACCAAGCTCCTCCTCTAAACTATAAGCTCCTTAAAGACAGGCGACATGTCTGGTATACATCTACGCAATTGCCCCAATTGCCCGCCATAGAGCTTGGCACACCGTAAGAGCTCAACAAATGcttattaaaatgaaagaaatgtatcTCAGAAATCCCAGTTCTTGCTATATAAGCAAGAGACATAAGGgtaaatttctaccaaaaaacacatacgagaatgtttataacagctttattaataatAGCCAGAAACTGGAAATAACACAAAAGTCTATCAACAGTAGAATGAATACTTAAATTATATTATACTTATTTAATGGGACGCTgcactacaattaaaaaaaagctaCTGATTTCTGCAGCAAAACTTGCGGTACATATGAAAACGTGATACATGCAAAAATGTGAATGTATCTCACATGTTATGCTGTATAAAAAGATACACACAAgggattatatactgtataattccattcatataaagtttttaaaaagcaaaactaataGATGTTAACAGAAGTCAGAATAGTGGTCTCCtctaggagagagggaagagagaggaatgTAATTGAGGAGGGAAATAAGAGGGGTTTCTAAGGTACTGGGACATACTAATTTTTAACCTGGGTAAGGGGTGCATGgtgtgtattttcttatttttccttgaaTAGTatgtatatgctttttttttttttttttttttttttgacagagtcttgccctcttgccaggttggaatgcagtggtgcgatcttggctcactgcaacctctgcctcccgagttcaagcaattctcctgcctcagcctcctgagtagctgggattacaggcgtgcaccaccatgcccagctaatttttgtatttttacaaaatacaaaccatcctgttggtcaggatggtctctatctcttgacctcatgatccgcccgccttggcctcccaaagtgctgggattacaggcgtgagccatcgtgcctggcctgcatATGCTTTTTATACtcttttgtatatataatatatcttacaaaaagaaaaaatccaatgCAAGGCATAACAGCTTATGACTATGAATGTGGCATGTATTTGATTCTAGGACTTTTAGAGCTGGTGTACAAGGCAGGTGTATTCATTTGTAGAAGAGGTGGTCAGGATTGCCCAAGTCTTATTTCTTGCTGACTCTGGGCAGGCTCCTCTTGCACACCAAGAACATCTGTGGAATGAGAGCTCATCACACCACCCCCAGTATTAGAATTAAATGGGAAAGGGAAACTGGAATGTGATTAAGAAACTATAGTGTATCAGAAAACAGTGGTCCACATTGAAGATGCTTCTGGCTGCTACCTGGGCAGTCACAGCTCTCAGCTTTGGATCTTAGAAGTGGAGGTTACCAGATCCCAGTGGTAAATCAGCAATGCTCTCACAAATGCACAGATATAGgatactcatgcacacacacacacacaggaaaagaCTCAGCTGTGCACAACAGGATGCCACTTCTGTGACTGACTGCTCTTTTTGAAGTCCACAGCTGCTGTGCCTCTGAAACTCTCTGGTAGGAGCCACGACCAGGTTTATTTATGACCCTTTAAAAGGCTGGCCTGGGTAACAGCTGCCTAATAGAACCTATTTGGCGGGATACAGACAAGAGATCTTCGAGGTTGCTGGCTTTCATCCAACCCTGGGATCCTGAATTTGGAAATGGTCAAAGGGACATTGATCACACAATGATTTTTCCTGTGTGGTGGGTTTCACAGTCTATCATGAACTCTGGTGAGAGTTCTCATTGACGGGGGTTCATGTTAATTTGGGCAAGGTCAGGATGATCCTTCCTCTCTAATGTTTTCCAACAGCACCGCAGAATTggtaggaagagagggaaggagggaagaaactATTTCTGGAGAGACTTCAgaataattggatcatggggacatgACCCCAGATGTACAAGAAGTTTCTTAACTTTGTGACTTGTATTTATAAGCTTTAAATCACTTCAGAGACTAGAAAAGACCCCAATACAGAGTGGAATTTAAATTGCTTCATATATGCAATGCGTGGTCCTTTGTGGCTTTTACCCAAACacagaacaaagacaagaaaTGTAACTTTCACCCACTTCAGGTGCTAACTCACCTGGCTGCTGCTTTCAGACAAGATTGGATATTTATAGCCccttattaacatattttatcataaaaacaAAGGGGGcaactttttaaagatttgtaACTCTTCTTTGCTCACAACTCACTCTTCTTGACTCAGCCCCATCTGTGGCCTCAGATCTAGTGGCACAGGAGAaaggacaagaaaaataaaagacttctCCGTGTTGTAAAAGGAAGTCCAAGAGAGAAATGTATGAGGCCATTTAGTCCCTGGGATGGAATATTCTGTAAAATAATCTATCCCAAAGTGAGCAATGTGGaaactggggcccagagaggAAAAGGGACTTAACAATTTCCATCCATTGAGTGATTGGCATGAATGCCAGTTTCCCCAGTGCCTAAGTCTGATATCTTCCTATTAACTCACAATCCTTGAGTGAAGCTGAACCATCATCACATTTATAGGGACAAATCTTGAGATTTCACTGCCTGTGTCAATATGAGGAAACACTTTTTGGCAGTCAGAACTGTGCAAAGAGAAAAGATGAACCTGGGCAGGCAATGAGATGCCTTCCCAGAAAGAGATCAAACAGATAATGGGGAGGCAAGTGGTGGCAAGCTGGGATGTAGTCAGAGAGTCAGAATAAATGACAGGAGGTGCCTTCCCTGCAGATAAGACATGAGAAATaactagaaataaatgaaaagacacaaaGACAGATAAGTCCTCCCGGGAAAGAGCCAGCTCCAGGATCAGGTGACCAACCTACTGGACTTACCCTGGATGAGAGGTGAGAAAAAGCACTGCTCCAGGCACACAGAGGGCCACACTCTCCCA
This window encodes:
- the LOC101128867 gene encoding olfactory receptor 13C7-like; translated protein: MVSSNQTSPVMGFLLLGLSAHPKLEKTFFVLILLMYLVILLGNGVLILVTILDSRLDTPMYFFLGNLSFLDICYTTSSVPLILNSFLTPRKTISFSACAVQMFLSLAMAATECVLLSMMAFDRYVAICNPLRYPEVMNKATYVPMAAGSWVAGSLTAMVQTPLALRLPFCGDNIISHFTCEILAVLKLACADISVNVISMGVANVIFLGVPVLFICFSYVFIIATILRIPSAEGRKKAFSTCSAHLTVVIVFYGTILFMYGKPKSKDPLGADLADKLISLLYGVVTLMLNLIIYSLRNKDVKAAVRNLVFQKRFPQ